The nucleotide sequence ATTTTCTCCAATAACATTGAGGTCGATCGTGGATGTGTTACTTGCCAAAATACAATGTGGAGGGCACACCTTCTCAATTTCACTGAATATTTTCTGTTTTAGCGGAATATTTTCAATTACAGCCTGCAAACAAGATGAGGCCGCCAGAGTTGCAGCAAATTAAGTATGGAAAATTCTGATCATTAGCATTGTTCCAGTAGTAGGGTGAAAAAGAAGCCTAGTGAAGAAGAAATGAGAAAAGAGGAAACAATTATGTGAACATTTAACAGCCAAACATAAGTTCAGAAACTCACCTCTATGACCACATCCACATCCTTAAAATCTGAGTAACCCAATGCACCTTTAACCATTGAAAGGGCTTTATCTGCTTTGCCCTGTGGCAATTTCTTTCTAGCTACCAGTCCACGGACATTTTCTGTAATATAAGATACGTCCCCATAAGTTTCTACATTTCAGGACAACTAAAGGACTGTAAGAAAATAAACTAGTCAAGACCATCATGATTTTGCAATCCTCACCGTCACTGACTAAATGGCTAGAAATAAGTAAGTTAACTGTAGTCAAAGAGTGTATCAACAACCTTCAATAGCTTTCATCCCCTTCTGAAGATACTCAGAATTAATTTCCTTGAGTACAACAAATGTGTTGCTAAGAGCAAGAGCTGTAGCTATGCCTGAACCCATTAAACCTCCACCAATTACAGCAACTTTCTTGACCGTCCTAGGTTTGAGACCAATATCAGTGACGGTGGGTACCTGCccaataaaaaatcaaaaggtcATCCAGAAAGAAGTAAGAATTGATTGATTCAAAGGGAGTGCGGACATCTAACTGCATATTTCAAAAAGTTAAAAGTCGGGAGAGGATCAGAACAAACAGAATACAAAACTAATGAGAATGGTATATATATAAACAAGTAACTGCACAAGTTCATTACATTAAAGAGATCCACACTCTATGTCACCATGTGAATCATACTGATAACAAACTTTACAAATTAAGGTACACCATGAAAATCCATTCCATACGTTAAACCTCAAGAAGAGCCAACCCAACTAaattagcaaaagaaaagaatcAGCAAACCCCAGCTTAGTTCACTCATTGTAATTGTTCTTTATAGAGACTTTGCACGTACGCAGATAGTTTTGCATGCCACGGCTAATGCGTTAATCTCTTGAACACGAGATTACTAATAGATAAGAACTTTTTTGATAATTGGCGTTCAAGTTTacattttaataataaatagcAATTTCAAGAAAATGAGTCAAAGCAAAAGCAGTTAACTAAAGGATAAGTAAGACCGAGAAGGTGCATAAGTTGTAGTCATCCCAGCAATTCTCCTATTCATTATTTGCCTGCTCAAATAAAGATGCTTACGAAGAACGACAACCTTCAAGCTAGCATCACATAATCATATAGTGCAGATTCATACCCTTCACAGTTCAGGATTTGCCGTATCATACCTTTGATGTTGCCCGTTGGGCAAAAAATACATGAACAAGACCCTTTGATGTATCTGACAACACAAGGTCCTTAAATACTTTAGCTTCCTGCAAAACATCCAAAAAGAGTTGTTATGCCATCTCGTACATGGTGTAAAGAAAAAAATAGCTAGATGTCTTCATAACCCCCTTTTCCAATTGTTAGGACCTACACAAAAATGTAACTGGACCATCCACATTTTCTGCAGAGAAAACACAAGAAACGTGTTTACAATGCAATAATATCGTTGACCGAGAAATAATACCTTGAGAACACCATGATATCCTCCATGGATGATGCCATCTTCAACTATGTCAATGCATGCCAACTGCTGAGGCATATTCTTAACTGTCTGTTTGACTTGTTGCCTAGCCACCTTCAACGCTTCACGCGCTTCAGAAAGGGAACCAATTTTGTCTGTCTTGTGAAGGGAACGTATCCAAGGCTTGCGCCTTTCAGCAATATCGAGTGCCCACTGTCTAGATACTTTCAACAACTCTGATGAAGGGGCAATGGCATCAATAAGACCAAGCTTCTTCCCTTCTTCCGACATTATTGGTTTAGATGTCTGCAAAAGTTGTTTATAATATATAATGCCATTACGATGATTCGCTTGATTGATTGACAAGATTTAAATAAGAACAGAAGCAATCTAATTAATGGAGCACATATTGGAAACTAAAAAGAGATCACTGCGAGGATAAGCAGATAAATTTTAGAACCCATAGGTCAGAAAGCGACCAGAAGTTGAATAATGCTCACATCTAAGTAGGACATTACGTCATAATATTTCTGCCTTTTGTTTGcaagttgctaaaataaagagaattCCAATTATATCTAACGACAAGAATAACTGTAACAGTTCTAGGCAACATGCTGCACGCAGGACAACATTGATTGCCCAACACTTACTTTGGTAATGAATTGATAGACCAAATAAATTACGGTTAAGGGCCTAAAATACCCTTCTACTATTAAAAATAAGCTATATGTACCCCGTTTCACTTTTGTGTTATTATAGTCCTTGCCATTTTACTTTTCTATTTAAAATACCCCTCAGTCGTTAGTTTATTAATAGGATATTAATAAATACGTGTCACTATCCTATTGCTCTAAAATCACCCGCCTCATATCTCATTTGTTGAGTCTCCCACATCGGCTAAGGGATGGGGGCCTTGGTCTCCTATATGgcttgggcaatcctcacctcataaGCTAGCTTTTGGAGTTGAGTTAGGCCCAATGTCCATtcttatcatggtatcagagccagaccCATCCCAATTCTTTGTTTCACCGATGTTGGGCCCCCATATTATATTGTCCACGCTCCAGTTGCCAGGCCTGAACGTGCCGGGGGTGTTGAGTCTCCCACAGGGGgcttggtctccttatatggcttgggcaatcctcacctcataagctagcttttggggttgagttaggcccaatgTCCATTCTTATCATCATTAAAATTAGCCGACCCAACCCTTAAGTTAGAGGGACCCGAGTAGTTCGGGTTAAAAGGGTTGGGTCGGCTAATTTTGATGAGATATGGGGCGGGTGATTTTAGAGCAATAGGATTGTGACACATTTATTTATTAATATCCTATAAATAAACTAACGGCCGAGGGAAATTTTAAATAGAAAAGTAAAACGTCAGGGACTATAATAACACAAAAGTGAAACGGGGGTACATATAGCTTATTTTTAATAGTAGAGGGGTAATTTAGGCCCTTGACCGAATAAATTAACCTGAGGATCTAAACAGTTCAGAACCAGGAAGAAAAAAAACTAGTCACAAGTAGGGGTGGCAAACGAGCGGGCCGGGTCGGATATGGGACGGGTCGAAAACTGGTAATGAAAAAACTAATAAATTATCCgatccgacccatatttaatacggataaaaaacgaaTTAACcagcggataatatgggtaaccatatgaTCCATGGCTTCGTGGATATGACCACTTTTGCGAGAATTCCTAATCTcgcaaacttgaggaacccccaatttgaggctttataaatgtaaaagttaaacccattagttatccattttctaaatgaataaatatggttcttatccatatttgactcgtttttgaaaagttcataatccgacccattttttagtggataatatgggtggttaactgttttcttttaaccattttgccaccactagtcACAAGTTTCAGCTGGTTTACTGATATGAAGATAAATGACTTACCATCATCATTTCAACAGCTTTAGACAACCCTATAAGCCTCGGAAGACGTTGTGTACCTTAAGAAGAAACATTGTCTCTGTGCTTAGTCAGTTGGTAATGGATATAATTCAAAACCTACAATCAACTGCAATGAGCAGTATGTGGCAGAATTACCTCCAAAGCCAGGGATGactccgagactaagctctggcAACCCCAGTTGTGCTCGTGGTGCAGCAATTCGTGCATGGCATCCCTGCCAAAAGCGTACACTACTTAATTGACACACCAAGAAAAGAGTTATATAGACAGCACAAGCTACAGAGATCACAAACCAATGCCAATTCCAGGCCGCCTCCTAGTGCAAGTCCTTCTATGGCAGCGACTGCAGGCTTCTTACCatctaaaattaaataaaaacaaCAGGATTGACAGATTTGTAAATAACATTTGACTACAGAATGATACAGAGAAGCACCAAGAGAAGTAAAGAGAGATATAAAGATCTGAAATCATGATTTAAACAGTGTCAACTACCTTCCATCGTGTTCACCACAAGATCAACAGAAACATCAGGCATTTGAGAAATATCTCCTGCAAGATTTAATCCAATTCCATTTTTTCAACACGGATGTCCATTGAGACACAACCTTACTATACGAAGATGAGATTAAAGTAATCCTACCAGTCCCATGAACCTTCTGAAAAACATTGATATCAAAACCGCCAGAAAATCTCCCTCCATTTCCTGAATAAAAATACAGAGAACATAAAAATGAGATGCAACGGAAGactcacataaacaattaagcaaAGCGCACAAATCAATCAACTGCGTCTCAATAAAACTAGAACCCCTATATCGGATTTTTATAAGCAGGTGTCACAATTAATCGGTCGAGGGTGACTCATAGAAGTTGGGGGATGACGAGAGAGATGGGAAGCCGAGTAAAGTAGCAGCTAGCCAACACatcgaaaaaatattaaaaaaatgctttcttttttaccattttttcaaTCGCGGCAggaataactttaaaaatattaaccaAGTTCTGCCCCCTTACGTCAATCCCACGAGCCAAGGAATTTTTCTGAATTGTGGGTTAAAAAATGAATATTCTTATCACTTCTTCAATATAGAATAGTCTGTCTATTGGTTTGTTCAGTGTATTTTAGAGCTGGCGTCGGCAGTTCGAATACTTTTTATTAGCAAAAAGTGCTAGAGAAAGTGAATCGAACCTCCAACTTTTGCTAGGAAAACTAGACGCTCGACCAATGCATTAAGAACTGCATTTGGCAAGTAGTGTCACTTTATTTCCATTATATATTATTTGCTTTTCACATATAATCTACCataaatgaattaaataaaattttgcaatgaagCTGCATCACGTGACACCACTTGGGCCTACATGCATCCGCCCCTGCCCTATATGATTCATCAAACTACAACTAAATTAAACTAACCGCCAACCTCCTTTATCCAGGCAGGCCTTAGTCCGTCTATACAAAACTCACCATAGGTGGagttaaggaaaacaccaaaTGTACCAAAAAAATTAAACTCAAATAAATCCATAAAGCACACGAGGATGTGGTCTATTGGTCAAGTAgactgagacccatgagcacgtTCAATCACAATTGAAGCAAAGAAACACTAGGTAATTTCTTCCTATCTGCCTAAGCTTGGTACACAGAGTTACCTAGAACCTCtgttggtgggaggtagcaggcaCCAAGTGGAATAGTCAAGTGCACGCAAGATGGAATAAGCGCCAGCgttatcaaataaataaataaatccatAAAGCAGCAGATCACTAACACTTCGCTTCACCACGTTTTTTAGAAAGTGAAATTTCACTTATAGACGAAATAAATCATCTCAATTCCTGAATCCTAGTCGTAAAACACAGAAGATCTGGCTGAATTACAAGCAACCACCTAATTACCGAACGGTATAGATAGCTAACCAGTCAAAACAATAGCTTTAACATCGTTTCTCATCGTCGCTTCAGTCCACTTCTCTTTCAATCCAGCGATAACTGAAACCACCAATACACAAAGTTCGAATCAAAATCTAATACAAACACATGAAGTGAAATCGAAATAAGTATAAAGGGATAGGCTTACTGGGAATAGCAAGAGGGTTCACCGGAGGATTAAAGATGGTGATGACGGCCACGCCGTCGCTTCCCACCTCCATCGTCACCTTAACTCCGCCCATTTCCCACTTCTTTCAACTGGACAAGAAAAAAATTTAGTTTTGCAATCACAAAGAATTAAGAGGAAGGCAATTTAAATAAGAAAGTTTGATAGTGGTGGTATATCTTGTTATAGGTGCGCGCGGAGAAAGAAAATATGTACACGGTGTTAGTTgtactttttaaattaaaaaaaaatttactttggAAAGTAACATACAGAAGAATTTCCAGTGGGAACTGAAAAGTTATAAAGCACTAACCGAATGAAGGCAAGAGGAATTATTAATATTAATTAGAAGACTAATTTTGCCCAAGTCGTCGGTTGGGACTTATTTTAATCGTGCGTCACGTTTTGTGCGAGGCAAAAGCAGTAAAGAAAATGATATTGTTTACCATTAAAATAcgggtaacaattaaatttgatttgtggttttaaaaatatatgatttaGTTCAATATCAATTAATGATCTATAAGATGAAAAACAAATGAAAGAGACAAGTAAATCAAACCAAACTTACTCAGCAGCAGTGACCTCGAGCTTGGTGACCTCGAGGTAGGCTTGGAATAATAAGAACGgttaaataataaaagtaaattaAGAACAATAGAGCTAAAGGACAGTGTTGATGAACAGTAGGCGAAAAgttagagagtatattcttttctcGGTGATTGTGTGTTgctacaaatgattggggtcccctttatataataggggaaccctaaatatgGAATATTTCTATTTGTAGGAGGGACTATTCCTAATACAGCtatctaaccgcctagtacggaatcGTACAATCATATTCCGAAATTTGCGCCACGATCTTAGGGACGTGGAAGGAATCTAGCTCATTCTGTTACAAATCCTCAACGGTACAATTTCGGGATCGAGCATACTCGGCCTCGGTGTACGTCGTGCTTCAGTCTTCGGGCATTGCACTATGTCCTCGAGCTCGAGTCTGGTCCCTCAAGCTCGAACTCGACCTTTCCCAaactagggctcaaaatgaccccTCGAGCCCATAGATCGGAGGCACACGATTTCGACTGTATACatatagtccccgcgtttcttagagtaggactacaagaaacgaattgagtcaTTGATCATTACCCCGATTTGTAACGACATCATCAGTGGCATAAGCGACTGAGGAAACAAAAGTTTGGAAGGTGGCCCTTTCCGAGGGCGACTCCTAGAACTCTAGCGAGTCCGGTAGTGGGGAAGATTCTGAGGGTGAAGACGCTTCTGCCGATAAAGATCGTGTTGCTTAGGTTTTGTGTTCTTCGTGATTCTTCGCTTTTGAGGCTGATCGACCTTTGTGAGGCATTCTTGATCGTGACCTATAGCCCTTGTAAATAGTTTTACACAAAACTTTTATCCTTTCATGGCTCCGGAATCTATTACTCCTTTGTGCGGGTCAGAGTGTCTTAGCATAAAATTCCCTTTGAATGTTCACAAAATTAAGATGGTAATGGCCGAAAATAAGTACAGCCCTCGACCGTTTTTGATTAATGGACCCCGAATGATCGTTTGAACTTGAGTTTGAGTAGCTTTTAGACTAAACAGTCGATGAGgcaaggtagcccttgggcttgatgGTTGAGTGGGTTTATGCTTCGGACTTGAAATaaaagatagcccttaggctttatagtcgagtgaggatttgctcgaattcgaaggtaagttagcccttaggcttttataGATAGTCCCCAAGTGAGAATTTATTCGAACtcaggtagcccttgggcttagtagtcgagtgagtgtttgttcgaactcgaaatagtCACCGAGTGAGAATTTGATCGAACTCAGGTAGTccttgggcttagtagtcgagtgagtgtttgctcaaactcgaaataaagttatcccttaggctttatcgatagtccccgagtgagaattttctcaaactcgggtagcccttaggcttagtagtcgagtgagggacttgctcgaactcgaagtaaagttagcccttaggatttatagatagtccccgagtgagaatttgctcgaactcgggtagcccttgggcttagtagtcgagtgagtgtttgctcgaactcaaaataaagttaGACCTTAGGCTTTATatatagtccccgagtgagaatttgctcgaactcgggtagcccttgggcttagtagtcgaatgagtgtttgctcgaactcgaaataaagttagcccttaggcttttttacattggcccttaggctcttttagatcggcccttaggctcttttatattggcccttaggctcttttggttggcccttaggctcttatatatcggcccttaggctctttaagccGGGCCGATTCGGCCTCTAAAGTGGCtataatttttccctcttttcggctaaaagacttagtgaaaatttttGTATGtcttagcatgtgtttttttgtacccgttgggttTTTCGAGGGTTCAACGTATCAGAACCTTATTAGTAACTTGTTTGTGTAATGGTAATCAACTACCTCTTGAGGATTTTTCGAAGGCTGAAATTATCGAAGATTTTAAATTATTCGAGGGCTAATTTTATTGAAGCCCTttttgcttttgccgagggtagccgaGTTTAATCGGTTTTTCaaagtatttgaaggcctttaatttatggcggaattcggacgtctccgagccgcattATTTCGGCTGTAGCCTTTTTATATGACCATAGTCtttaatatggccgtagccttcgggtatgtcttttggacttgtttcccgataatATTTTGAACTTGTTCGAAATGTTAATCCCCGAATGTGATGTCCTTGGCCTGTATATCGTGGGTGCCTCTTGAGGTCTTATTGTTTAAATAGCTCGGGTAGTTAGTTGCCAAGTGTTCGAGATATGCTTCCGTTTAGgttaagatagcccttgggctttcgTATTTGTTACGGATTTTGGGTGTCTCCAATCCGCGTTAATCTGTCCGTAGACTTATTAGTTTGGAACTTGCCCTTTGGGCTTATCTTCCGTTTCATTTCGAGCTTGCCCAAAATGTCAATCCCCaggtggggtggccgtggcccgTAAAGTCGAGGATTGCCTTTAAGGTCTTATGGTCTCGAAATGTTAGCAATTTGATTCCGTTTGCTTTTGGGACGGCAGTCCTCGAGCATGGGGTCGGTTGTTCGAAATTCTATCGTGGTCCGCATTTAAGCCTGTTTACACAATAGATCAAGagtataaaatatgaaatttctcTAAAGGCATGAGATatgaaggaaaaatacttctctcaATGGGTGATTATACATGAGCGCATGTTTGATGTTTGGGGCTCGAATAACCTATATGGGTACGGTTCAtctgaccgtttgacccttacaatatTTTCCTTTCGAGGACCCGCCGTCATGAAGTAATCCCCTTGCCACAAAGTAGTcattcgagggtaatgcccccgATACTCGAGGCTTATTGTAGGGAACCTCAGATACTGTTGACttgctctaagttagcatgatcattggttacctcgttaaaaacctcgccggaaaaacccatttgggacaaaaactgatcTACAGGAAatagagtgcaacacgtgcttcaAGACCGAGAGCCTCGTGTTGATCCTTATCGATAGCCTGCAATTGTTAGTTGAAAGAATAGAAAAAAATGGACTGAGGTCTTACCTTTATTTGAACTTGGGATATTTAACGTGATCTTCCTCGGTATCAAGCCCCCACGAGTTTggacctcgatcatttctcctctCATTTCGTGTGAAGCTTCGCCCAGATCTGATGCTCCTACGATCTCCTTGTACGGTTGATATCGCTCTCTACTCGACCTCGACTCTCGATCAATGTCCCTTTTGACCTTATCTATGGGCCTGTTAGAATAAACGGACCCCGAAGGAGTCCCCAGTTGAttatcctcgaccctaatcttcgattgataccaATTGTTtacatcggcccaagtgacagTCGGATACTCAATTAAACTTTGCTTCAGCTGCTGCGAAGCTATAGAACTCTGAGTATTGAGACCTTGAGAGAAAGCTTGATCAACCCAGTCATCGAAGACCAGGGGAAAATCCATTCTCTCCTTTTGGAACTGAGACAAGAATTAGCTGAGCATCTTGttatctttttgccttaccttgaaaaggtccgatttcctcGTTGCAATTTTGAGGgctccagcatgtgcctttacaaaagaatatGCAAGCataacaaacgaatcaatagaattaggtggtAAGTTATGATACCAAATTAAGGCACCCTTCGATAGAGTCACTCCAAAAAATTTCAATAGTACGGATTCAATTTTGTCATCTCCTAAATCGTTTCCTTTGATGACGCACGTATACGAGGTGACATGTTCATTCgcatcggtcgtaccgttatatttgagaATCTCGGGCATACGGAACCTCTTAGGgattggcttcggagccgcactagGGGGGAAAGGTCTTTGCACGAACCTTATAGAATGTAGCCCTtccaatatcggtggtgcccctgggatttgatcaacacgagagttatatgtttccatttttttgtcATTATCCTCAATCTTTCTCTTCCTGGACTCGATTCTCCTAGAGAGTTCCTCGAGCATCCTCATAATTtcggggtcagtccccgagccaTTATCATTTGATCTTTCCGATATCGGCTCAGTACGTCGATTGTTTTCATGTTCAGCTACACTCGGAGGCTTATTTTGACTTTGAAGCTGAGCAATGGCGATctattgagcttgcaacatttcgaatatcacttggaggctgatTCCTCCATCACCCACACTTTGTGTTCCTTGGCCACCAGGCCGGGCTTTCCTGCGTATACTCCCTCCGGGGTCTGTGCCTAAATTTGCGTTTAGAGCAATATGAGAACTAACATCAACTGGTTCCATGTTTGGAACTTCCTCAGGGTTTACCGGTGGTATACCGACCTTTATATTGTTGTTTTCACCAAGACCTTTGTTGTCATGAAC is from Nicotiana tabacum cultivar K326 chromosome 18, ASM71507v2, whole genome shotgun sequence and encodes:
- the LOC107794207 gene encoding peroxisomal fatty acid beta-oxidation multifunctional protein AIM1; the encoded protein is MGGVKVTMEVGSDGVAVITIFNPPVNPLAIPIIAGLKEKWTEATMRNDVKAIVLTGNGGRFSGGFDINVFQKVHGTGDISQMPDVSVDLVVNTMEDGKKPAVAAIEGLALGGGLELALGCHARIAAPRAQLGLPELSLGVIPGFGGTQRLPRLIGLSKAVEMMMTSKPIMSEEGKKLGLIDAIAPSSELLKVSRQWALDIAERRKPWIRSLHKTDKIGSLSEAREALKVARQQVKQTVKNMPQQLACIDIVEDGIIHGGYHGVLKEAKVFKDLVLSDTSKGLVHVFFAQRATSKVPTVTDIGLKPRTVKKVAVIGGGLMGSGIATALALSNTFVVLKEINSEYLQKGMKAIEENVRGLVARKKLPQGKADKALSMVKGALGYSDFKDVDVVIEAVIENIPLKQKIFSEIEKVCPPHCILASNTSTIDLNVIGENTRSKDRIIGAHFFSPAHIMPLLEIVRTEKTSAQAILDLMAVGKAIKKVPVVVGNCTGFAVNRTFFPYAQGAHILANLGVDVYRIDAQITNFGLPMGPFQLQDLTGYGVAVAVGKEFGSAFSDRTFKSPLIDLLIKSGRNGKNNGKGYYIYEKGRKPRPDFTVLPIVEESRRLTNIMPGGKPISVTDQEIVEMILFPVVNEACRVLDEGIVVRASDLDVASVLGMSFPSYRGGIVFWADTVGAGHIYRSLKKWSELYGNFFKPSRFLEERATKGIPLSAPASTSSASRSRI